The following coding sequences are from one Candidatus Kapaibacterium sp. window:
- the purD gene encoding phosphoribosylamine--glycine ligase, translating into MNILLIGSGGREHALARAIAESPSAGMLYALPGNPGILKTFQHVNARVEDFNSICKFCKQNAIDLVVVGPEQPLAEGLADRLILEGINVFGPISAAAKLESSKDFAKAMMLKYNVPTAAYRTFTALQYDEAHQYIDGHTLPIVLKADGLAAGKGVIIAENHFDAHNALNEMFSGLFGNAGNRVVIEEFLRGEEASIFAITDGTDYFLTPASQDHKRQFDNDEGKNTGGMGAFAPAPIVTKAVLQKVEEKVIKPLLEGMQKEGTPFIGCLYCGLMIENGEPSVVEFNVRFGDPETQAVLELLEGDFAKLLYTAATGKIDKNTVKVIDNTFSTCVVLTSGGYPDEYEKGFEITGIEDAINLGAKVYHAGTKSESGKILTNGGRVLGVTAKGDSLPESIANVYDAVSHIVFYKMIYRKDIGFKGLKFF; encoded by the coding sequence ATGAACATACTATTAATTGGAAGCGGTGGCAGAGAACACGCTTTGGCTCGTGCTATTGCGGAATCGCCTTCTGCCGGAATGTTGTACGCCTTACCCGGAAATCCGGGTATATTAAAAACTTTTCAACATGTCAATGCAAGAGTTGAAGATTTCAACAGTATTTGCAAATTTTGCAAACAAAATGCAATTGACCTCGTTGTCGTTGGTCCTGAGCAACCTTTGGCTGAAGGATTGGCTGATAGGCTGATTCTCGAAGGTATCAATGTTTTCGGACCTATTTCCGCAGCAGCAAAATTGGAATCGTCAAAAGATTTTGCGAAGGCAATGATGCTCAAATACAATGTACCAACTGCGGCATACCGGACTTTTACGGCTTTGCAATACGATGAGGCACATCAATACATTGACGGTCACACTTTGCCGATTGTACTCAAAGCTGACGGTCTGGCTGCCGGCAAGGGTGTAATCATCGCCGAAAATCATTTTGACGCTCATAACGCCTTGAATGAAATGTTCTCAGGATTGTTTGGAAATGCCGGAAATAGAGTAGTAATCGAAGAATTTTTGCGTGGCGAAGAAGCTTCGATTTTTGCAATAACCGATGGTACTGATTACTTTTTGACTCCCGCATCGCAAGACCACAAGCGGCAATTCGACAATGATGAGGGCAAAAATACAGGTGGAATGGGTGCATTCGCACCTGCTCCGATTGTCACAAAAGCTGTTCTCCAAAAAGTTGAGGAAAAGGTAATTAAACCACTCTTAGAAGGAATGCAAAAGGAAGGCACTCCATTTATCGGCTGCCTTTATTGCGGATTGATGATTGAAAACGGCGAGCCGAGTGTTGTCGAATTCAATGTAAGATTCGGTGACCCCGAAACGCAAGCTGTGCTTGAATTGCTCGAAGGTGACTTTGCAAAACTGCTCTATACTGCTGCGACGGGGAAAATTGATAAAAATACTGTTAAAGTGATTGATAATACTTTTTCAACTTGCGTAGTTCTTACTTCAGGAGGTTATCCCGATGAATATGAAAAGGGATTTGAAATTACCGGAATTGAAGATGCGATAAATTTAGGAGCAAAGGTTTATCATGCAGGAACAAAATCCGAAAGCGGTAAAATCCTTACGAATGGTGGCAGAGTGCTTGGAGTCACCGCAAAGGGAGATTCATTACCCGAATCTATCGCAAATGTCTATGATGCAGTCAGTCATATCGTTTTTTACAAGATGATTTACAGGAAGGACATCGGATTCAAAGGATTGAAATTCTTTTGA
- a CDS encoding DUF393 domain-containing protein — protein MKNIIFFDGDCGICSHSADWLSRRLDEHEFDILPFDENHEVSKKLNLDVELASKTVILVKKGVVFTESLAIFEIAKSLRFPYNIFGIFANKFCSLLANPIYRLIAKNRAMISRKLGLQACKVGNTQ, from the coding sequence ATGAAAAATATAATATTTTTTGACGGTGATTGTGGAATTTGCTCGCATTCCGCTGATTGGCTATCGCGTAGATTAGACGAACATGAGTTTGATATTTTACCATTTGATGAAAATCACGAAGTTAGCAAAAAACTGAACTTAGATGTTGAATTAGCCTCAAAAACTGTCATTTTGGTCAAAAAAGGTGTGGTTTTTACAGAATCGCTTGCAATATTCGAAATTGCAAAATCTTTACGTTTCCCTTATAATATATTTGGAATATTTGCCAATAAGTTTTGTTCCTTATTGGCAAATCCAATTTATAGATTAATCGCAAAAAATAGAGCCATGATTTCCCGAAAATTGGGATTGCAGGCTTGCAAAGTTGGAAACACTCAATAA
- a CDS encoding heme-binding domain-containing protein translates to MTIKKINIWVIIVIVVLVGIQFIPVDRSNPPVNYEPDWDSPKTKELFVRACMDCHSNETVWPWYSYVAPFSFMVDYDIKKGREYFNISEPVLEHANDAGREVKRGDMPVRLYSLFHSKARLTEDEKIEFIKGLEATFGTSTNPHKYESIYSHPEED, encoded by the coding sequence ATGACTATTAAAAAAATAAATATATGGGTTATTATTGTTATTGTAGTTCTAGTCGGCATTCAGTTTATTCCCGTTGACCGTTCAAATCCGCCTGTGAATTATGAACCAGATTGGGATTCACCCAAAACTAAAGAGCTTTTTGTTCGGGCTTGTATGGATTGCCATAGCAACGAAACTGTCTGGCCCTGGTATTCTTACGTTGCTCCATTTTCGTTCATGGTGGATTATGACATTAAAAAAGGTCGCGAATATTTTAATATCTCCGAACCTGTTTTGGAACACGCTAATGATGCAGGACGCGAAGTCAAGCGTGGTGATATGCCTGTCAGGTTGTACTCACTTTTTCATTCGAAAGCACGACTAACTGAAGATGAAAAGATAGAATTCATCAAGGGTTTGGAGGCTACATTCGGCACAAGCACAAATCCTCACAAATACGAAAGCATTTACTCGCATCCCGAGGAAGATTAG